The Desulfovibrio sp. G11 region ATCCTTGCCGAGATAATCCGCGGTTTCGTAGCTGAAAAGCTGCAGCGCAGGCAACGCCGCAAAGGCGGAAAGCGGCGCGGGCAGCTCGGGAATATCCCACCTGTCTTCAGCATCCAGCTCCACCCCTTTGTTGGTCAGGGCAATAACCTTCCCCTGCCGGGCCTGCACCTCTACCATGTTGGACTTGACCTTGGGCAGCAGTGCGTCATTCAGGGCCAGGGCAAAAGTGGGAAAATCCGGATCAATGAGGGCGATGGGACCGTGCTTCATCTCGCCCGCGGCATAGCCTTCAGCATGGATGTAGGAAAGCTCCTTGAGCTTGAGCGCCCCCTCCAGAGCCAGCGGATAGCAATGCCCCCGCCCGAGATAGAAGAAGTTGCGCACCTGGGAGTACTTGCGCGCGATTTCTTTAGCACGTTCGTGCAGGGCGGGCAGGCTGTCGTCCAGCAGGGCGGGCAGGTTTTCAAGAACCGTAAGATGTTCACGGCACTCCCCGGCAGACAGGCAACCCCTGCGCGTACCCCAATAGAGCGCCATGAGGGTCAGCATGAGCATCTGGCTGCACATGGCCTTGGTGGATGCCACGCTGATTTCAGGCCCGGCCTGGGTGTAAAGCACGGCTGAGGCCTCACGGGCAATGGACGAGCCTACCACATTGCACAGGCCGAGCACGGTGACGCCGCTCTGGCGCGCAATGCGCAGGGCCGCAAGGGTGTCGGCCGTTTCACCGCTCTGGCTGATGACAAGCACCATGTCGTCCTTGTCCAGCAGCAGGGTATCGCGGTAGCGGAATTCCGAGGCTATTTCCACCTGCACAGGAACACGCGCCCAGTGCTCCAGCAGGTGCCGTCCCCACAGGCCGGAGTGGTACGACGTGCCGCAGGCCACAATGTGCAGGCGGCGCGGCACAGGCAGTGCATCCAGCTCGGGCAGGCGCACCTGCCCTTGCTGCGCATGTGCGCGGCCGGTAAGGCCATCGGTGATGACGCGCGGCTGCTCGAAGATTTCCTTGAGCATGAAGTGGCGGTACCCGCCCTTTTGCGCGGCCTGCATATCCCACTGGATGGTCTGCGTTTCGTGGCTTACGGGGCTGAGGTCCTCAAGCCGGAGTATCTCGTAACTGTCGGCCGTGGCACGCACAAGATCCCCGTCCTGCAAAAAGACCACCTGCCGGGTGTACGGCAGAAATGCCGGAATATCCGAAGCCACAAAATTTTCGCCTGTTCCCTGGCCGAAAATAAGCGGGGCGGACATGCGGGCCGCATAGATAACGCCGGGTTCCGTCCTGTCCATAAGGCAGACAGCGTAGGCCCCGTGGGCCTCGCGCAGGGCGGCGGCAAAAGCGTGCAGAAGGTCCGGCTCGGTCTTGCGGCGTTCGGCAATAAGATTTACCAGCACTTCCGTGTCGGTTTCAGAGCTGAACGTATAGCCCTTGGCCGAAAGGTCCGCCTTTATTTCCTGATAGTTTTCGATAATGCCGTTATGCACGAGGGCCAGGGAGCCGTCATTGCTGCGGTGGGGATGGGCGTTGCGCTCGGCGGGTACGCCGTGCGTGGCCCAGCGGGTATGCCCCATGGCGCAGGTAGGCGTGGTCACCGGCTCATGGGCGAGTTTTTCTTCAAGTGCGGCCAGCTTGCCCATGGCACGCACGACATGGATGTCATTCTGGCGCACAAAGGCCACGCCGGCGGAATCATAACCCCGGTATTCAAGCCTGCGCAGCCCTTCCACTACAACGGGAACGGCCGGCCTGTGTCCTGCATAACCTATAATACCGCACATAACGTGCCTCCTTGTATACCGCCAAAGCTTCCGGCCACGTGGCGCGGGCAGGGCGGCACTGGAACGTCTCCGCCTTCGGGCGGTCTGCCTTGCTCTGACAAAGAAGGCCGGAACCGTCAAGCGGCCCCGGCCAGTATATTCCTGTTCCAGGCGCGCGGGCCTTGCTACATATTTTTTCTGTCTATGAAATCTTCGTTGTATACTTCGACCTTGGCGCCGGAAGCCAGACGCTGCATGAATATTTCAAACAGGCCGTCCGCGCGG contains the following coding sequences:
- the glmS gene encoding glutamine--fructose-6-phosphate transaminase (isomerizing) — protein: MCGIIGYAGHRPAVPVVVEGLRRLEYRGYDSAGVAFVRQNDIHVVRAMGKLAALEEKLAHEPVTTPTCAMGHTRWATHGVPAERNAHPHRSNDGSLALVHNGIIENYQEIKADLSAKGYTFSSETDTEVLVNLIAERRKTEPDLLHAFAAALREAHGAYAVCLMDRTEPGVIYAARMSAPLIFGQGTGENFVASDIPAFLPYTRQVVFLQDGDLVRATADSYEILRLEDLSPVSHETQTIQWDMQAAQKGGYRHFMLKEIFEQPRVITDGLTGRAHAQQGQVRLPELDALPVPRRLHIVACGTSYHSGLWGRHLLEHWARVPVQVEIASEFRYRDTLLLDKDDMVLVISQSGETADTLAALRIARQSGVTVLGLCNVVGSSIAREASAVLYTQAGPEISVASTKAMCSQMLMLTLMALYWGTRRGCLSAGECREHLTVLENLPALLDDSLPALHERAKEIARKYSQVRNFFYLGRGHCYPLALEGALKLKELSYIHAEGYAAGEMKHGPIALIDPDFPTFALALNDALLPKVKSNMVEVQARQGKVIALTNKGVELDAEDRWDIPELPAPLSAFAALPALQLFSYETADYLGKDVDQPRNLAKSVTVE